TTCATCGGCCATGATGGGACGATGAGCAGACGGATGCTGTTGTGGTGGGGCGTGGGGTGTCTCGTCCTCGCGACGGCTCTGGGTGCGTTCGTGGTCTTCGGATACTCCGAGACGCCGGGGTTCGACCGGTGGTGGAACGAGCTCATCGCGAGCGTCCGCGGTGACTGGATGTACTCGTTCGCGCTGGCGCTGAACTGGGTCGGCGGCGGATGGGTCGCGATCCTCGGGGTGCCGCTCCTCGCGATCGTCGCGCTGCTGCTCGCACGCCGCTGGCGCAGCGCCCTCTTCGCGGCGATCTGCTTCGCTGCGAGCGCGGGAGCCGTGCAGCTGCTCAAGCAGCTGTTCGGGCGAGCCCGGCCGGAGGACATGCTCGTGGTGAGCGACTACGGGTCGTTCCCCTCGGGTCACACCGCGAACGCCGCGACGATCGCCCTGGTCGTCTGGGTGCTGTTCCCGAAGGCTTGGACCGCGCTCCTCGGCGCGCTCTGGGTGCTCGCGATGGCGCTCTCGCGCACGTTCCTCTCGGTGCACTGGGCGAGCGACACTCTCGGCGGAGCACTCGTCGGAGCGGGAGTGGTGCTCGTGTTCGCCGCCTGGCTGCTGCCGTGGGTGCGACACCGTCGCGAAGAGCCCGTCGAGGCGCCGGTAGGCTGACGGGACCCCGATCGTTCAGAGGAGTCCTCGTGCCGAGCAGCATCCGTCCCTACCGTCCATCGGATCGTGCCGCGATCTACGAGATCTGCACGAAGACGGCCGATGCGGGAGCGGACGCGACGGGCATCCTCTCGGATGACGACCTGTGGGGCGAGCTGTTCGCGGTCCCGTATGTGGAGCGGCATCCGGATCTCGCCTGGGTCGTGGAGACGGACGACGGGCGCACGATCGGATACATCGTCGGGACCGATGACACCGATGCGTTCTACACGTGGTTCCGCGACGAGTGGTGGCCGGCCTTCCGGGAGCGCTTCCCGCGACCGCAGCAGGTCGTCACCCGCGAGGACCGCATGATCGAGTACGGATACGAGCGAGCACCGGGCGTCGACGCCGAGGTCTCCGACTACCCGGCTCACCTGCACATCGACCTCCTCCCCGAGACTCAGGGGCAGGGCCTCGGGCGCCGCCTCATGGAGACGCTGTTCGCCGAGCTGACCCGGCGTGGCGTGCGCGGGCTGCACCTGGGCATCGATCCCCAGAACTCGGCCGCGGCCGCGTTCTACGAGCGACTCGGCATGACGCGTCTGCCCGGCGAGGCGCACAGGTACGGAGTGACGTTCGGCACGGCCGCTCGATAAAACGCATGAAGGGCCCCGCTGGCGCGGAGACCCTTCATGCGTTTTGGCGGTGACGGCGGGATTCGAACCCGCGGTTGCTTGCACAACACACGCTTTCCAAGCGTGCTCCTTCGGCCGCTCGGACACGTCACCAGGAACAACCTGTTCATCTTATCCGATCGGCCGGGTGCCGAGTGACCGCGTCTATGCGGCGGGGATCTCCTCGATGCGGTGATAGACGGGCAGGCCGCGCTCGAGGGCGATGGCGACGTCGTTGTCGGCGCCGGCGGATTCCCCCGGAAGCCGCAGCACCGCATCGCAGTGATCGAGCAGTCGTGCGGCCGTCTCGTACATCACGTCGTGCTGCGCTGTCTCCGCCTCGTCGAGGCCGCGCAGGGTCGGGAGGGCGACCCATTCGCCGATCATCGGCACGTGGCCGAGGCGGTGGATGGGAGCGGCGGCGGTCTCCAGGCGTTCGAGGTTGCGAGCGATCGCGGCGGGGTCGCCGTCGGTGCCGGATCGGTAGGGACCGGCGATCAGGATCAGGAGTGGCTTCTTCATGGGGGACACTGTAGCGTTAACTGTGCAAGATCATGCAACAACAGGAAGAAGTGCGGATGCTGGGTGCGCAGCGCAAGGAACATCTCCTCGGACTCCTCGCCGCTGAGGGGCGTGTCGTCGCGAAGACGGCGGCGGCCGAGCTGGGAGTGTCCGAGGATTCGATCCGGCGAGATCTCCGCGAGCTCGCCGACGCGGGGCAGTGCATCCGCGTCTACGGCGGAGCGCTGCCCGTGCCGGCGGCCGACGCGCCCGTGGCCCAGCGTCTGGGTGTGGCGAGCGAGAGCAAGGAGCGGGTCGCCAGGGCGGCTGTCGCGTTGATCCGCCCGACGTCGACGATCATCCTGGATGCCGGGACGACGACCTTGGCGATGGCGCGCATGCTTCCGCACGGTGCGAGCCTGACCGTGATCACTCCGAGTCCCGCCGTGGCGCTGGCGGCGCTGGAGCATTCGAGCGCTCGCGTGCTGATGGTCGGTGGGGACCTCAGCCGGCACTCGGCGGTGGCCGGCGGCGCTCTCGCCCAGGAGGCGATCGCCCGGCTCGCCGCCGACATCTTCTTCCTCGGCGTCACGGGGATCCACGAGACGCACGGCTTGACGACCGGCGAACTCGACGATGCGGTGACGAAGCGGGCTCTCGCCGTTCGCAGCGCAGAGGTCTTCGTGCTCGGCAGCGCAGAGAAGATCGGCGCGGTGTCGCGCTTCCCGGTGCTCGGGATCGACGAGATCTCCGGGGTGATCGTCGACCCGCAGGGCCCGGGATTCCGCGCCGTCTGAGGCTGATTCAACGCTCACTTTTCCTCCACAGCGGGGGCACGGCTGAAATATTGCACTCGGTGGAGTAATCCGTTTACCCTCAGGTGAGGACATAAGGTCCTCGCATGGGGATGCAAAAGAGTCGACCGGATGATGTCTTCACTGCCTCCTCGGTGCATCTTCTGGGGGACGAATGGACATGGGATCAGCGTGGTCGACGGGGCGTCGTCAACGTACCGCGACAGCTGTCGCGCCGGACCTGAACGGCCGACGGCCGGTGGTCGACTTCGTCACAGCGCCGGTACCACCGCAGGATCCTCCGGTCGACTCCTTCCCGACGGCGCACTCCGACAGGTCGGCCGGAGCACACCGCGAGGAGGCGTCTGATGCGAAGTGACGAAAGGGTGACTGACCTGGAAGTCGTCGGGGCACGGGCGCTTCGCGAATGGATCACCGGACGCTGTGAGGAGTACTCGCAGGTAATCCTCGTGGAGCGCGGAGCCGCCGCAGCGGACATCGACGACGTGGCCGGCCGCGATGATGTGGTCCTTCTGCCGATGGCCGGCGAACCGTACAACGGACGGGCCCGCGCCGTTCGCTACAGCGGAGCGTTGGACGAGATCGGCGACGAGCTGTTCTTCGGAGAGCGTTCGGTCGAGCTTCAGGACTACGTCTCCGCGGCGTTCGTCCAGATTCTCGGACCGACGGCGGTGTGCCTCGTCGACCTGCCCGGCTGGTACGCCTTCCTGGCTGATGCGGAAATCGCTCGGGAGACCGGGGTCTTTCCGTCTGCGTTGATCGATCCTCGCGTGATCCTCGGGGATCGCACTGCCCTGGCGAAGCCCGATGAGCGGGCGGCTCCGAGCGCCCTCAGAGTGCGCTCGGACGGCAGAGTCAGCGTCGGTCTCCGGGGTGAGGTCATCGGCAGCGTCGACGATCTTCGTGCCCTGCTCTCCGTCCCTCTGCCTCGCATCGCGGCGCTGGGAGGCATCGCGCCGCGCGATGAGCTCACGGCCGACCTGACCAGCCGCGGCTGGATCGGACGCTACCTCGACGCGACGGATCTCATCAAAATGCTCCAGCTCGGAAACGGGGGCGCCAAGATGGCGGGCTTCGGCTGGGAGCTCGTCGAGGACGGACGCGCCGACGCCGAACCGCTGATGTCGGATCCGTTCCTGCTGGAGACCAGCGACGGCTTCCTTCTCGCCGACACCGGAACCCTGCGCCGTCAGCTGCTCTCGCCGGTCACGGCCACGGTGGTCGCCATCCTCCAGACCTCGAGCGCGCCCGAGGTCGCGGCAGAGCGCATCACGCGACTGCTGGGTACGACAGCCTCTGACGCGAGCAGGCTGTGCATCGATGCCGTCGGCGCGCTCGACGTCCACTTCGGCAGGCGAGCCGACTCGTCGATTCCGACATCGGGAACGCGCGGGTGAGCGCCCTGCATGCGCTCTGGGCCTCGATGCTCCCAGCCGACACGACCTTCACGCAAGATCGAGTCGCTGTCGGCGCCGCTGGGCATCGGATCGACTTCGCCGACGGCTCCTCGCGCCTCTGCGCGACGAGCGGACTATGGAACGTTCCGCTCGGTTTCGGCAATCCGGCGGTCGCCGATGCCGTGAGCAGGGCCGCCCACGACGCGTCCTACCTGACTCTGTTCCGCGCGTCGCATCAGTACGCGGAGGCCGCCGCTGAGGCACTCGTGGAGCTCGCGAACCCGACGAGGTACAGCCGCGTCATCTTCTCCACGTCGGGCGGAGCGGCGAATGACGCCGCGATGAAGCTGGCGCGTCAGTACTGGGCGCAGAAAGCGGCTCGATCCCGCTCGCTCGTCGTGGGTCTGAAGGGCAGCTATCACGGCACGATGTACGGCAGCCATGCGCTGAGCGGCGACGATCTCCTTCAATCCGCCTACGCCGTCGACCGTAGATCGGTGAGACATGTCGCTCACTCCGATGACGGAGAGGAACTCGAAACGCTGCTGAAGCGTGAGGGGGCCAGGGTCGCGTCTGTCGTCGTCGAGCCGGTCCTGGGCAGCGGAGCGCACGCGCTGTCCGATGCGTTCGTGGATCGTCTGCTGGCTCTACGAGAGGAGTACGGGTTCCTGATCGTCGCGGATGAGGTCGCCACGGGTTTCGGTCGCACAGGCACGATGCTCGCCACCGATGTGTGGGCCGCCGCTCCCGACGTTCTCCTGCTCTCGAAGGCGTTGACGAACGGCGCCATGGGCGCCGCGGCGCTCCTGGTGGGTTCTCGTGTCGCATCCGAGTTCGCGCGCGGCGGGTGGACCTTCGTCCACGGTGAGACGCAGGCGGGAACGCCGGCGTGCGCCGCGGCCATCATCGCGGTGATCGAGGAACTGCGCCGCATCGACGTGCAGTCGACCGCGCGGGCGCTCGCGACGGGCCTGTGGGAGATGGCGACGTCGTTGAAGGCCGAGGGTCTGGTCGCTGAGGTGACGGGCCGCGGTTGCTTCGTGGGACTCGGGCTTCGCAACCCCGATGACAGCCTCCTCTCGGCGAATGAGGTCCTTCGAGTCGTCTCCGCCATCGCAGAGAGCGGCGTTCTGGTTCAGCCCGGGCCCAGTTCCGTCGAGCTGATCCCGGCGTACGGATTCACAGCCGCGGAGCTCCTCCAGACGGATACGGCTGTGCGCGCGGGGCTGGCGCGCGCAGCGGAGTCGGCAGCATGACCCCCGAGTTCACGGGTCGGGTTCCGACGCTCTGGCACGGGCGAGGGGTCGCGCGTCAGGTGACGAGACGCCTGACCGCCGGGCGTGAGACCCTCGTGATCGCAGATTCCGCGATCACGGTCCCCGTCCTGATCGCCGGCTCGGCGAGGATGGTGAGGCTGGACGCGCGCTCGATCGACGTCACCACTGTCGTCACGATCGCGCAGGAGATCGTACGTCGGCCACCGAGCATCATCGTGGCGATCGGTGGAGGCAGCATCCTCGACGCCACCAAGATCGCCGCTCTGGCGCTCGCCGGGGGGCGCGTCTTCGATTATGCGGTCGGGCACGCGTCGAGGTTCGCGCTGACACTGCTGCCCGATGCGCCACCTCCCATCGAGATCGTCGCCGTGCCGACGACCATCGGCACGTCGTCGGAGACGAACAGCGTCGGCATCCTCAGGAACGACAGCGGCTACCGGCTCATCGTCGGGCGCCTCCTGCGACCGCGCCACGCCATCATCGATCCGGACAATCTGAGCTCTCTCACGCGTGCCGCAGTGAGAGAGGGGGCGATCGAGGCATTCCTCCGTCTGGCCGGAGTGTCGACGAGCGAGCGGCGCAGCACCAGGGCGAAAGGCGACGCTGTCCTTCTCGCCCGGGCGCTTCTCGAGACGGCCTCGTACGACGAGGGCTCCGCTGCGGGACGGCTGCGTCTCGCCCGATTGAGCGCGGCCACGCAGCGCAGCGCCGCACTCCGTGGCGACGACCCGTTCGGCGCCCGTCACTGGTACCTGGCGAACGAGGTCGCCTTCGCGCTCGGGGCTCGCAAGATGGTCGCCACGGCGGCGGTCATCGCCGCGGTATGGCGTCGAATCTGCGCAGGCGACTCCCGATGGGGAGACCGGGAGAGTCTTGAGGACTTCTGGGAGAGGGGCACGAGCGGGTCGGGACTGCCGCGCGAACCGGTGGCCGGAATCGCATCCCTCGTCGACCAGTGGGAGATCCCGCTTCCGCCGACTCCGACCGCGGACGTCCTCAGCCGCATCTCCTCCGCCACAGAGAAGTCATGGGGGTCTCGCCAGCCGATGCTTCGCGATCTCGCGTCAGACGACTTCCGCGATGTGCTCCGCGATTCCCGCTGGAGTGCTCAGCCGGTCGGCAACGCATGCCGACCTTCGGAACCACTTCGGAGGAGGTGAATTGAATGAACAGCAACGTTGAAATGCAGATCCATTTCCAGGAACTGGACGAGATGGAGGCCCCGAGCTGGGAGAGCTTCTACAAGGGCACGATCAGTGCGCTGGTTCTCATCGGCGCCGCCGCGGCCATCGCGACATGATCTCGGCGATCGAAGGATTCGAACGAGGAAAGGAATGAGCATGCGAACTGCAGCACCGAAGCTCGAGTTCACGGAGCTCGAGGCCATGGAGGCGCTGAATGACACCGATGACTTCATGCGCGGCTTCGCCGTGGGCGTCATCATCGGGATTCTCGCTCTGACGTAGGAAGAGCATTCACAAGGTTGACCCAGGAGGTAGGAATTGCAGACAGAGACGCTGGACTTCATCGAACTCGAACAGCTTGACGCACCTCTCGAATGGTGGGAGCACGCGAGCTACATCATCGCCATCATCGGCGGTGCCGCAGCGATCGCGACCTGAACATCGGGTGCGGGCGCAACACCGCGCCCGCACCCGATCCTTCCCATTGAAAGGTGAGGTGTGCATGTCACGACTGATTACCGATGCCATGGCGGCGCGACTCGACATGGCCGGTGCGGTCCCCAAGGAGCAGGACCTGTACGCGGGTACCGGCACCGACTTCTATGAACGGCTGGTCGGGCCCGACCGAGCAGAGATTCGAGAAGTGTTGGCGCTTGCGAGAAACTCCGCGGATCCGATTCTCGATATCGCGGCGGGTACCGGGAGATTGACCGTCCCGCTCGTGAGATCCGGACGACGGGTGACCGCGATCGATCTTTCCGACGACATGCTCCGCCACCTTCGACGCGCATTGCCCGACCACCCGATGCTGGATTGTGCTGTCGCGGACATGCGCGACTTCGCGTTGGCGGGTCGATTCGGGCTCATCATCATCGGTGCGACGTCGATCACCCTGCTCGATCGCATAGGGAGATCGCGTCTCTACGCGAACGTGCGGCGCCACCTCGCGGCCGACGGCGTCTTCGCCTTCACCATCGCGGGAGGTATCTCTGCGGAGGGCCTCTCGGAGTCCAGAGACCAGGAGATCAGGGTGCCCGGGCCTGACGGAGACGAGATCTACCTCTTCTCCCAGCAGATCGAAGACGGCGGCGCGGTGCGCGTCGTCAACTGGGTGCGGGCCTCCGACGTGACGGAGGGCGGCGAAGTCACCGTCCTCACCAGCCGACTGCGGGTGCTCGACCACGATATCCTCTCGCAGGAGCTCATCGAAGCCGGCTTCGACCCACCTGCCGTCTCTCCGGTGCGAACGCACCACGGAGCGGACATCCTCCTTCTCACGACGTCGTGGGCGGGACCGCCGGAAGTGGTGGATGACGATGCCGCTCACTAGGTTCACTCACCGACGGAACTCACCGGAAGCGGCCCCGCTCGCTGCCGACGCTCGGCCGCGGCTCGCTTCCGGTGTCGTCTTCGAGGGAGCGCCCGATGAAGCGGTGCGGATCACGGTGTTGCATGGAGTGCCGACGTCGAGGGTCTCCCGGACGGTCGCCGAACTGTTGACAGCGATGGACGGCGAAACGGCGCTCCATGATCTGCACCAGCGCTTCGCCGCATCCGAGTCGCTGGAGAGCTTCCTCGACCTGGTCCGACGCTTCCGCGCCAACGGGCTCCTCGAAGGAGACACGAAGCTCCCGCCGGGCCGAATCACCTACCGGCCCCCGCTCACCCTGCAACTCGCGACGCTTCGTGCGCCGGGCATCTTCGACCGCCTCGACCGATCGATGGTGCCGGTCTCCCGCCGGATGGCTCTGATAGCAGGTGCCGTGCTGTTCTGCCTGGGACTGGTCGCCGCGATCCTGCAGGCGAGCGAGCTGCTGGACGTTCTGTCCGCGCCGGTACCGTTGCTCGGTCTCGTGAGTCTTATCGCGGCACTCTCGATCCTGACATTGCTCCACGAGAGCGCCCACGGACTCACGCTCACGAGGTTCGGCGGCAGCCCGCGCCGCGCGGGTTTCATGCTGTTCTACCTCACACCCGCGTTCTTCGTGGATGTCACTGACGGGTGGCGCCTCCCTGATCGTCGGCAACGTGTCGCGGTCGCGCTCGCGGGGCCTGCCGTGCATGCTGTCGTCGCCGCGATCGCGCTCGTCGTCGCGCTCATTCTCCCGCAGCCGTGGGTCAGGCAGACGCTCCTGCTCCTCGCGGTCGCGTGTGGGGGCATCGTCCTGGTCAACCTGATTCCGTTCGTGCGATTCGACGGGTACATCGCGCTCATGAGCGCGATGGACGAGCCGAACCTCAGAGATCGATCGATTCGGGACGGCGCGGACTTCCTGACTCGTCTCCTGTTCGGCGGACAGCGGACGAGCAGATGCCTGGAGAGGTGGTGGAGCGTGCCGTTCGGCCTGGCGAGCCTCATGGCTCCGGTCTTCCTGGTGCTGTTCGCGGTCTCACGCGCAGTTCGGGCGCTCGCCGGAGGAGGACCCGTCCTCGGCCTGCTCGTGGTGGCGCTGGAAGCGGTCGTGGTCCTCGTCGGCATCGGGATCGTCTTCCGGGCACTGCACCGCGTCCTGAGGTCGGGGGTCTCACGGCTCCGCTTCGTCTCGGTCAATGCCGCTCTCATCGCGAGCGTCGCGATCGCCGGAGCCCTCATCCCCGTGCCGATGACGGCCACGTACGGCTTCACCGCACACGGTGACCGCGTGCTCCTCGTGCACGCGGGCGACAGGGCTGGGGTGGAGGTGCCCGCCGGATCCCGTGTGGAGCTCATGAGCAGCGGTCTCCTCGTGAACGAGCAGATCGGCGCGGGAACGACCCGCCCCCGGCGACCCCAACCGACCGAGGTTCCGCTCGACGCTCTGGTTCCCGTGAGGGCGCACGTTGTGTCGGTCCCCGCGGTGATCGTCGCCGGGGTGGACGTGTCCGAGGGGAGTGGGAGCTTGCCTTCGACGGGACAGGCGCGCGTCGACCTCGGCGTGGGAAACCTGTGGCAGACGCTCTGGGTGACGGGCGTGATATGGCCGCTGTCGGCCCTTCAGATCGAGAACTAGGAGAGAGCGAAGATGAACGACAACGCAATCGAAGTCCGAGGACTCACAAAGAGGTACGGCCAGCGGGTCGCAGTGGAGGAGCTGTCGTTCGTCGTGCCGCGCGGGTCGATCGTCGGCCTGCTGGGGCCAAACGGCGCCGGAAAGTCGACCACGCTGCGGACGATCGTCGGCCTGCTCAAGCCGACGATCGGCGACAGTCTGATCGACGGCGCGCCCTTCGCCGCACTCGAGAACCCCGCAGCGCACGTCGGTGTCCACATGGACGGGTTCGGTTTCGAAGCAGGCATCACGGCGCGCCGGCATCTGGAGATCACCCGGCTCGCGGCGGGCGTTCCTCGGGGCCGAGTCGATACGGTGCTGGAGGAGGTGGGACTGGCCGCGGATGCCCGTCGTCGCGTGAAGACGTTCTCGACGGGGATGGCGCAGCGCCTCGGTCTGGCCGCCGCTCTCATCGGTTCGCCTCGCACACTCGTTCTGGACGAGCCGGCGAACGGGCTGGACCCCGACGGAATCCGCTGGCTGCGTAGATTCCTGCGCGGCTATGCCGCGCGCGGCGGCACCGTGCTGATCGCCAGCCATCAGCTCGCCGAGCTGGAACAGGTCGTGGATGAGGTCGTCGTCATCAAGCGACGTGCGCTCTTCGCCGGGCGACTGGAAGACCTCGTCACGAACGAATCCGACTCGCTGGAGAGCAAGTACTTCGATCTCGTCGAAGGAGTGTCGGCATGAGAGGTGTGATCCAGAGCGAGGTCCTGCGCTCCCTGAGCGGGCTCTCCATCCTGGCCGTCTATCTTGTCGCGCTCCTCGTCCCGGCGTTCGTTCTCTTCTCCGACGGTTCGCGCTTGGCTCTCGCCGGGCTCGACTCCGGCGCGGCCACCGTTCGACTTCTGGAGCCGCTCGCCTGGTCCGGGATCTCCGCGGCGTTCGTGGGTGCGTACGGGGTCACACGTGAGTACTACTACGGCTCGATCGAAAGGACGCTCACCGGAGTCGGCTTCGGTCGCGCTTTCTCGGGAAAGCTGGTGGCGGGTGCCGCCATCGCCATCGTGTTGTCCGCGGGCATCTTCGTGATCTGGACAGCAGGTGTATCGCTCATCCTGGCCCAGAACGGGCTGGGGCTCACTCTCACACAGGATGCGTGGCGCGTGTACGCGGGTGCTCTGGTCGGTGCGATTCTCGGTGCACTCATCGGAGGAGCTGTCGGCTGGATCACCCGGAACTACTACGTCACCGCCGCCATCGTCCTGGTCTTCCCGATGGCGGTGGAATTCGCATTGCTGCGCACCGCACCCGAGGTGGCGAGGTTCTCGCCGGGGATGGCCATCGCCGCCTTGAGTGTGCCGGGACATCAGGCCCGCCTGCTCGAGTTCCTCCCGGCCCTCGGCGTCGGTGTCGCGTGGACCGCCGGGCTGGTCGCGATCGCGTGGGTCCGGGGCCGCAGGAGGGTGGGGTGATCGGCCAGGCTCTTCGAGCCCACGTTCGCACGTTCGCGGGCGACATCGTCCTGCTGTGGGTCGTCGTGGCGGCGTTCGCGGTCTCGCTCTCCTTGGCGACCAGCATCCCGCCGGAACTCGCCGAGGCGCCGGCCGACGTCCGGACAGCACTCACCGCGGCGTTCACCGCCGTGCTCGCGACGTACGGCGCAGTCCTCGCGTCCGTCTACGGTTCCTTCCGCTACACCCTTGATCGGCGCGACGGTGTGGTGGCCCAGCGTCTGATGCTGCAGCCCCGGTGGGTGACTCTCCTCGTCAGGGCGCCCGCTTCTGCCCTCGGCGGGGCGGTCGTGGCTCTTGCGGGACTCGCCGGCGGTCACGCGGCGTTGGCCTTCGCGATCGGCGGCATCGCGCTGGACGGGACAGCGGTCGGATCCACGCTCGCGCTCGGCGCCATCGCCGGGCTCTGGGGGATGGGGCTCGGAATCGTCGTACAGGCTCATCTCGTGGCTCTGTTCGCCGCGTCCCTGTCGATGGGTGCTGGGCTTCTGGTCGCGATCTTATGGAAGGCCGGGGCCGTCTATCTGCCCCTTCTCGCGATGCTGAAGGCCCTTCGATTCGACGTCGCTGCCGTGGGGATCATGCCGGGAGAGAGTCTCGACGGCTCCACGGCCGTCCTCGTGACGGCCGGATGGGTGACGGCGGCTCTCCTGGCAGGGTGGCTCTCGTTCATGAACCGTGACGTGAGATGAGGCAGCCGCGCAGCGTCCCAGCGTTCGGACCGGCCGGGGGACACGACGTAGGATCCCTAGGTGGCAACCCCGAAGATCGTCCTGTTCTATGCCTTCACTCCCCTCGCCGACCCCGAGGCGATCCGCCTCTGGCAGCGCGACCTCGGCGAGGCACTCGGCCTGCGCGGGCGCCTCATCATCTCGAAGGACGGCGTGAACGGCACGCTCGGAGGCGATGTCCGTGCGCTGAAGAAGTGGTCGCGCTCCTTCCGCTCCTACGTCCCTTTCGCCGATGCCGACATCAAGTGGAGCGAGGGGACCGGGCTGGATGCCGAGGGACGCAGCCTCGACTTCCCCAAGCTCAGCGTCAAGGTGCGCGACGAGATCGTGTCTTTCGGCGCCCCAGGTGAACTGAAGGTCGACGAGCGCGGTGTGATCGGCGGAGGAACGAGGCTCACGCCCGAAGCGCTGCACGAGCTCGTGGACGAGCGTGGTGACGACGTCGTCTTCTTCGATGGGCGTAACGCCCTCGAGGCGCAGATCGGTCGCTTTCGAGGAGCGGTCGTTCCCGACACCGAGACCACGAGGGACTTCGTCGAGCTCCTCGACTCCGGCGCCTACGACGATCTCAAGGGCAAGCCCGTCGTCACGTACTGCACCGGTGGCATCCGCTGCGAAGTGCTGTCCAGCCTGATGACGGCGCGCGGGTTCGGCGAGGTGTATCAGTTGGAAGGCGGGATCGTCCGCTACGGCGAGAAGTACGGCGACGACGGCCTGTGGGAGGGCTCGCTCTACGTCTTCGACAGGCGTGGCTCGATCGACTTCTCCGAGCACGCGCAGATCGTCGGCGAATGCGTCGGCTGCGGTGCGGCGACCAAGCGCACGGCCAACTGCCCCGATCTCTCCTGCCGAGCCCAGTTCGTCGTCTGCGCCGACTGCGAGTCCGTGCCCTGCGCCGCGCACGCGGCCTGACGCAGATTCAGGCCGCAACCGCCCCCGCCGTGCTCCTCGTCGCGAACAGCGAGCGGGGGAGGAGCAGGGCGCGCACCTGCGTCGGACGATCGACGCTGCGACGCAGGCGTCCGAGGACGACACCCAACGGGGCGGCGAGGTCGATCGGCGCCGCACCGGTGCGCGCGTAGTTCGCCCGTTCGACGGCATCGGTCAGCCGGCTCATCGCCTCCGGATCGACGGCGCTGTCCCGGATGAGGTCAGCCGCACGCATCCGCGGGGTGTCGGCATCCGAGACCGGCAGCTGCAGATCGATCAGGGTGTCGCGCAGCTCGGCCCACACCGCCGCCGCGTCGCCCCGTGCCGCGCGGCGCAGACGCAGCACCCGCTCGATGCGGCGGATCAGAGCGGGGAGGAGCAGCAGCACGATCGCTCCCACCGCCGTGAGCACCACGGGCAACGGGTCGAGTCGGCGCAGCTCTCCGCCGGTTCCGGCATCGTCCGCCGCGTCGCCGCGTTCGATCTCGGGTCCTGCGGACTCCTCGGCCTGCGGAGCCGTCGTCGGTGCGGGAGCGGAAGGTCCGCCCGTCCCGCCGCCCTCGACCGCGCCGGCACGGAAGGCCGTCGGAACACCGAGCGAGGCGGTGGGCTCGAACGGCACCCACCCCACGCCGGGGAACAGCACCTCCGGCCAGGAGTGCAGCTGATCGCTGGACACCGAGAACACGGACTCCTCGCCGCGCTTCTCGTCGGTCAGCGCTCCGGGCAGGTAGCCGACGACGATGCGCGTCTGCATCCCGAGGCTCTCCGCCATGAGCGCGAACGCCCCCGCGAAGTGCACGCAGTAACCCGATCGCTCATCGAGGAACTGGGCGACCGCTTCCGCGCCGGTGCCGTCGAAGCCCTCTTCGACCGGGGTCTCCAGCGAGTAGATGAACTCGGAGCGGAACCAGGTCTGCAGGGCGACGAGCCGGTCGTAGTCGGTGCCGGCCTCCGCTGTGACCTCGTCTGCGAGAGCCGCGATGATCTCGGGCAGCTCGACCGGTTCCGCGTCGGGATCGATGACGGGCTGCGCGGCATCGAGGGCACGGATCTGCTCGAGGGTCGGGGTCACTCGCGTCGAACCGACGGTGTAGTCGTTGCCCGCGGCATCCGCGCTGCGCGAGACGAGGGTGCGGTTGTCGACCGACACCCGCCAGGAGCCGGTGAGACCCTGCACGCTGGTGGCCGGATAGGGCACGGGCAGCCAGGAACTCGACATGCGGAGG
This genomic interval from Microbacterium sp. LWH11-1.2 contains the following:
- a CDS encoding ABC transporter permease yields the protein MRGVIQSEVLRSLSGLSILAVYLVALLVPAFVLFSDGSRLALAGLDSGAATVRLLEPLAWSGISAAFVGAYGVTREYYYGSIERTLTGVGFGRAFSGKLVAGAAIAIVLSAGIFVIWTAGVSLILAQNGLGLTLTQDAWRVYAGALVGAILGALIGGAVGWITRNYYVTAAIVLVFPMAVEFALLRTAPEVARFSPGMAIAALSVPGHQARLLEFLPALGVGVAWTAGLVAIAWVRGRRRVG
- a CDS encoding rhodanese-related sulfurtransferase; translation: MATPKIVLFYAFTPLADPEAIRLWQRDLGEALGLRGRLIISKDGVNGTLGGDVRALKKWSRSFRSYVPFADADIKWSEGTGLDAEGRSLDFPKLSVKVRDEIVSFGAPGELKVDERGVIGGGTRLTPEALHELVDERGDDVVFFDGRNALEAQIGRFRGAVVPDTETTRDFVELLDSGAYDDLKGKPVVTYCTGGIRCEVLSSLMTARGFGEVYQLEGGIVRYGEKYGDDGLWEGSLYVFDRRGSIDFSEHAQIVGECVGCGAATKRTANCPDLSCRAQFVVCADCESVPCAAHAA
- a CDS encoding DUF3488 and transglutaminase-like domain-containing protein, encoding MFRAERAATASAQPTTPPRWHREHEDPARVVATGALAAAASFVALWPFTSVIDPGAWSFTVVIVVVVVAGTGMLMRHLLRRRPPWLGDVLTFAVQLVVAVAVVTQLVAGDTAFLGIFPTSTTLTLFGALGAAAWEQVVFGTAPLDPSPGLAAAMGSGFAVIAILLDHLVAHRSAVIAALLTGVVGAIPMIVTLGEPHVVWFVMLGVLVLILFRFTARRHPLSPSRSSTSIAVTVGAAALAATVVIAPALPVAANLAGTGVGVTVDASLRLGDDLRQPNPVEVLTVAAKGEIAPYLRLTTLSRFDGRVWQPDRGDLQSQDEGFGDPEWSPDVATEEQTTSIRILRMSSSWLPVPYPATSVQGLTGSWRVSVDNRTLVSRSADAAGNDYTVGSTRVTPTLEQIRALDAAQPVIDPDAEPVELPEIIAALADEVTAEAGTDYDRLVALQTWFRSEFIYSLETPVEEGFDGTGAEAVAQFLDERSGYCVHFAGAFALMAESLGMQTRIVVGYLPGALTDEKRGEESVFSVSSDQLHSWPEVLFPGVGWVPFEPTASLGVPTAFRAGAVEGGGTGGPSAPAPTTAPQAEESAGPEIERGDAADDAGTGGELRRLDPLPVVLTAVGAIVLLLLPALIRRIERVLRLRRAARGDAAAVWAELRDTLIDLQLPVSDADTPRMRAADLIRDSAVDPEAMSRLTDAVERANYARTGAAPIDLAAPLGVVLGRLRRSVDRPTQVRALLLPRSLFATRSTAGAVAA